One window of the Cryptomeria japonica chromosome 7, Sugi_1.0, whole genome shotgun sequence genome contains the following:
- the LOC131047188 gene encoding alcohol dehydrogenase, producing MSISLPGQILTCKAAVAWKAGEPLKIEKVQVAPPQTNEVRIKIAYTSLCRTDLIFWQAKGQTPVFPRIFGHEAAGVVESVGEGVTDLKVGDHVLPVFTGECGQCRHCKSEESNMCDLLRINTDRGVMLNDGKSRFSIGGEPIYHFLGTSTFSQYTVAHVGSVAKINPAAPLNKVCILSCGVSTGMGATLNVAKPKKGSTVAVFGLGGVGLAAAEGARIAGASRIIGIDFNPGKYEKAKEFGVTEFINPKDHQKPVQQVIAEMTDGGVDYSIECTGNINAMIQAFEACHDGWGVAVLVGVPHSDAVFATNPVNFLNEKTLKGTFFGNYKPKTDLPGLVDKYMNKEIQLEKFITHEIPLSDINEAFENMMEGEGLRCIINMED from the exons ATGTCGATTTCTCTTCCAGGCCAGATCCTCACTTGTAAAG CCGCTGTAGCATGGAAGGCAGGGGAGCCCCTGAAGATTGAAAAAGTGCAAGTAGCACCTCCACAGACCAATGAAGTCAGAATCAAAATCGCTTACACTTCCTTGTGTCGTACAGACCTTATTTTCTGGCAAGCAAAG GGCCAAACACCTGTTTTCCCGCGCATCTTTGGGCATGAAGCAGCCGG GGTTGTGGAAAGTGTGGGAGAAGGAGTAACTGATCTGAAGGTGGGCGATCATGTGCTGCCTGTATTTACAGGAGAGTGTGGACAATGCAGGCACTGCAAATCAGAAGAGAGCAATATGTGTGATTTGCTAAGGATTAACACGGACAGAGGAGTTATGCTTAATGACGGCAAATCGAGGTTCTCTATCGGGGGAGAACCCATCTATCACTTCCTGGGGACATCTACATTCAGTCAGTACACCGTGGCACATGTTGGCTCTGTTGCCAAAATAAACCCTGCAGCTCCTCTCAACAAAGTTTGCATTCTAAGTTGCGGTGTATCCACAG GAATGGGCGCTACATTAAATGTGGCCAAACCCAAGAAGGGTTCGACTGTTGCCGTATTTGGTCTTGGAGGTGTTGGACTTGCG GCTGCTGAAGGAGCGAGAATTGCTGGGGCTTCCAGAATTATAGGCATTGATTTTAACCCTGGAAAATATGAGAAAG CAAAAGAGTTTGGAGTAACGGAATTTATAAACCCAAAAGATCATCAGAAACCTGTTCAACAG GTAATTGCAGAAATGACTGATGGAGGAGTAGACTACAGTATCGAGTGTACAGGGAATATTAATGCAATGATTCAGGCATTCGAAGCTTGTCATGAT GGGTGGGGCGTAGCAGTCTTAGTAGGGGTGCCTCATTCAGATGCAGTTTTCGCTACCAATCCTGTGAATTTCCTGAATGAGAAAACATTAAAAGGAACTTTCTTTGGGAACTATAAGCCCAAGACAGATCTACCAGGGCTGGTAGATAAATATATGAACAAG GAGATTCAACTAGAGAAGTTCATTACTCACGAAATACCACTTTCTGACATTAACGAGGCATTTGAGAACATGATGGAAGGAGAGGGCCTGCGATGCATAATTAATATGGAAGATTAG